One Rossellomorea aquimaris DNA window includes the following coding sequences:
- a CDS encoding undecaprenyl-diphosphate phosphatase: protein MNKFEAFILGIIQGLTEFLPISSTGHLYLGRLSFGLEEAGLFLDTMLHIGTLIAVLVVYQKELLYMLRHPFSKLSWILIIGTIPAVIVGFLFEDFFDSISKSGTTIGWEFLATGCIMYVADGVKNGYKKLDDLSYTDAVVIGSFQAAAIFPALSRSGLTIAAGLFRKLDRETAAYFSFLLSTPAILGGIVLQGKEMIGGTVEAISFSSLAIGTVSAAVFGYFAILTMVNFLKKHSLKIFSYYVWALGLLILFLQYSGIM, encoded by the coding sequence TTGAATAAATTTGAAGCCTTCATTCTGGGAATCATACAAGGTTTAACTGAGTTCCTTCCAATCTCAAGCACAGGTCACCTTTATCTCGGTAGGCTTAGCTTTGGCTTGGAGGAAGCTGGACTTTTCTTGGATACAATGCTTCATATCGGAACCTTGATCGCTGTTCTCGTTGTGTATCAAAAAGAACTTCTCTACATGCTGAGGCACCCCTTTAGTAAATTATCGTGGATTCTCATTATTGGAACGATCCCGGCTGTAATCGTTGGTTTTTTGTTCGAAGATTTTTTCGACTCAATCTCAAAGTCGGGTACCACCATCGGATGGGAATTTCTTGCAACTGGATGTATTATGTATGTTGCAGATGGAGTGAAAAATGGCTATAAAAAACTTGATGATCTCTCTTACACAGATGCAGTGGTGATCGGGAGCTTTCAAGCAGCAGCCATATTCCCGGCATTATCAAGGTCAGGCTTAACCATTGCGGCAGGTTTATTCAGGAAATTGGACAGGGAAACAGCGGCTTATTTTTCCTTTCTCCTTTCTACCCCTGCCATACTCGGTGGGATTGTGCTTCAAGGAAAGGAAATGATAGGAGGAACTGTTGAAGCGATCTCTTTTTCAAGTTTAGCCATCGGAACAGTAAGTGCCGCAGTATTCGGATACTTCGCCATCCTTACGATGGTTAATTTTTTGAAAAAGCACTCCCTTAAAATTTTCTCCTACTATGTGTGGGCACTGGGGCTCTTGATTCTCTTTCTTCAATACTCTGGGATTATGTAG
- a CDS encoding DedA family protein, whose translation MNHESIVHILTQLTDLGYAGIALALMIEVIPSELVLSYAGFMVNAGKLSFIGAFLSGVIGGTLAQLFLYWLGYYGGRPFFEKYGRYLLIQQKHLTAAETWFDKHGTIVIFTARFIPIVRHAISIPAGITRMPLSTFSLYTFAAMLPWTLLFMVIGMELGTHWEHIEVIGVRYIKPLSFIAIVGTFVYLFFSYWRNKRKD comes from the coding sequence ATGAACCATGAATCGATTGTACACATCCTGACACAATTAACTGATTTGGGTTACGCAGGAATCGCACTTGCACTCATGATAGAAGTGATTCCAAGCGAGCTTGTATTAAGCTATGCAGGCTTTATGGTGAATGCCGGTAAACTCTCCTTTATTGGAGCGTTCCTTAGTGGGGTCATCGGTGGCACACTTGCACAACTATTTCTCTATTGGCTTGGCTACTATGGTGGCCGACCCTTCTTCGAGAAATATGGAAGGTATCTACTTATTCAGCAAAAGCATTTGACGGCTGCTGAAACGTGGTTTGATAAGCATGGTACCATCGTCATTTTCACCGCTCGATTTATTCCGATTGTCCGTCACGCCATCAGTATTCCGGCTGGCATCACCCGGATGCCTCTTTCTACTTTTAGTCTTTATACCTTTGCAGCCATGCTTCCCTGGACATTATTGTTTATGGTCATCGGGATGGAGCTGGGTACTCACTGGGAGCACATTGAAGTAATCGGAGTACGCTATATTAAGCCTTTAAGTTTCATTGCAATTGTTGGAACATTTGTCTATCTATTTTTTTCCTATTGGAGAAACAAAAGGAAGGATTAA
- a CDS encoding amidohydrolase, whose amino-acid sequence MNSILLKNATIYPITSKPIQNGSVLIKDGKIKQIYSHSVESSREVSVYDCQGKFLFPGFIDSHTHLGLYDEGTGWAGNDANETIEPMTPHIRAFDGVYPLDPGFKDALKYGVTTVNVMPGSANVIGGTTSVIKTYGSTIRTMLIKETSGLKIALGENPKRIHSTGNNDSITRMGIMGMLREAFFSAKYCDQPEDLRVAPLVSALKREIPVRIHAHRADDILSAVRFAEEFNLDFRIEHCTEGHLISEEFHGKNVKVSVGPTFTRRSKVELKNKSWITYQKLTEAGVEVSITTDHPYTPIQYLNMCAAIAVREGLAEQKALEGITILPARNLGVSDRIGSIEVNKDADLVLWSHHPFHFMAKPIITMVNGEIAYQNV is encoded by the coding sequence ATGAATTCGATACTATTAAAGAACGCAACTATATACCCCATCACATCAAAGCCCATACAAAACGGCTCTGTACTCATAAAAGACGGAAAAATCAAACAGATATACTCACATAGCGTAGAATCATCCCGAGAAGTTTCAGTGTATGATTGCCAGGGGAAATTTCTTTTCCCCGGTTTCATCGACTCCCATACCCACCTGGGATTATACGACGAAGGTACAGGGTGGGCAGGTAATGATGCCAATGAAACCATCGAGCCCATGACTCCTCATATCCGTGCATTCGATGGCGTTTATCCATTGGATCCCGGTTTTAAAGATGCCCTGAAGTACGGTGTCACTACGGTGAATGTCATGCCGGGGAGCGCAAATGTCATCGGTGGTACGACTTCTGTGATCAAAACCTATGGCTCAACGATTCGTACGATGCTCATTAAAGAAACCTCGGGATTGAAAATTGCCCTGGGGGAGAACCCGAAGCGGATTCACAGTACCGGCAACAATGATTCCATTACAAGAATGGGCATAATGGGTATGCTTAGAGAAGCATTTTTCTCAGCTAAATATTGCGACCAACCTGAAGATCTCAGGGTTGCACCTTTAGTATCTGCATTAAAACGTGAAATCCCAGTTCGGATACATGCTCACCGTGCAGATGATATCTTGTCTGCCGTCCGGTTTGCCGAGGAATTCAATTTGGATTTTCGTATTGAGCATTGTACGGAAGGACATCTCATTTCCGAGGAATTTCATGGTAAGAATGTAAAGGTTTCTGTAGGGCCGACCTTTACGAGAAGATCGAAAGTGGAATTGAAAAACAAAAGCTGGATCACGTATCAAAAACTGACGGAAGCTGGTGTCGAAGTATCGATCACGACAGATCACCCGTACACCCCCATTCAATACTTAAATATGTGTGCGGCCATTGCTGTTCGTGAAGGATTGGCAGAACAAAAAGCTCTTGAAGGCATCACCATCCTGCCCGCCAGAAACCTTGGTGTATCAGACCGGATCGGTAGTATTGAGGTGAACAAGGACGCCGATTTAGTCCTTTGGAGCCACCACCCTTTTCATTTTATGGCAAAGCCCATCATTACGATGGTGAATGGAGAAATCGCATATCAAAACGTGTAG